One genomic window of Globicephala melas chromosome 8, mGloMel1.2, whole genome shotgun sequence includes the following:
- the FXYD2 gene encoding sodium/potassium-transporting ATPase subunit gamma, with product MFNAPPIPGHPTARHSPRSRGRGKRAVGRARLRGDMAGLSTDDGGSPKEDVDPFSYDYETVRNGGLIFAALAFVVGLIIILSRRFRCGGRKKHRQVHEDEL from the exons ATGTTTAATGCCCCCCCCATCCCTGGCCACCCCACAGCCAGGCACTCTCCCCGAAGCAGAGGCCGCGGGAAGAGGGCAGTGGGACGTGCCCGTCTGCGGGGGGACATGGCAGGATTGTCAACAGATGatg GTGGCAGCCCCAAGGAGGACGTGGACCCATTCTCCTATG ACTATGAGACTGTCCGCAACGGGGGCCTGATCTTCGCTGCCCTGGCCTTCGTCGTGGGGCTTATCATCATCCTCA GCAGACGATTCCGCTGCGGGGGCAGGAAGAAGCACCG GCAAGTTCACGAAGATGAGCTGTAA